A DNA window from Pyrus communis chromosome 3, drPyrComm1.1, whole genome shotgun sequence contains the following coding sequences:
- the LOC137729642 gene encoding G-type lectin S-receptor-like serine/threonine-protein kinase At1g11410: MNSTKWVAKMKNRLLIFQLFVLPSCIFSLDTITLNKPIKDGDVLTSSKKFFALGFFSPGNSPNRYVGIWYNKVQEQTIVWVANRNNPVTNTSGLLAVISHGGLVIYGNEKSTPLWSANVTVSSPNNSVIAKLLDTGNLVVVENNGKVLWQGFDYPSNTLLPFMKMGLDRRSGLNRFLTSWKSQDDPGIGNCSYRIEPSESPQLFLYKGQAPLWRSGSWTGERWSGVPVMTKNFIFNVTFVNNEDEVSVMYGIVDESIFSKMVIDESGIVERSTWHDQVHQWVKFWSAPVEQCDFYGKCGPNSNCDPYMADEFECNCLPGFEPKLQHEWYLRDGSAGCVRRKGSSVCQNGEGFVKFERVKVPYSSTTRVNMSMSLKACQEECLRNCSCMAYANADERQGGNGCVHWHGDLMDTRTYSDTGQDLYLRVDAIVLAQYAKKSNGSFGKKRKLEVSLISGLVFLLLLSLACWLVMRKRKGKRSRDKFPFSVTTTPSYWEDSPAITDIDESRLNSDLPFFELSTIAKATNNFAFNNKLGTGGFGSVYKGVLYNGNEIAVKRLAKNSGQGIGEFKNEVLLISKLQHRNLVRIIGCCVQDEEKMLIYEYLPNGSLDFFIFDEAKRAFLDWTRRFEIICGIARGILYLHQDSRLKIIHRDLKASNVLLDSAMNPKISDFGMARIFGAEQIEANTNRVVGTYGYMSPEYAMEGLFSVKSDVYSFGVLLLEIISGRKNTGYYHDNPDSNLVGHVWDLWKESRALEIIDSSLGESYPVNEVLRCIQIALLCVQEHATDRPLMSAVVFMLGNDAALPSPRQPGFLLKRTYRASGDPSASTEGAYSINDVTCTEVEAR, from the exons atGAACTCTACTAAATGGGTTGCGAAGATGAAAAATAGATTGCTTATCTTCCAGCTATTTGTTCTTCCCTCTTGCATTTTTTCCCTTGACACCATCACCCTAAACAAACCCATCAAAGACGGGGACGTTTTAACCTCCAGCAAGAAATTCTTCGCACTAGGGTTCTTCAGCCCCGGCAATTCTCCGAACCGCTATGTCGGAATTTGGTACAACAAAGTTCAGGAGCAAACCATCGTTTGGGTTGCAAATAGAAACAACCCTGTCACTAATACCTCCGGACTCCTAGCAGTGATCAGTCATGGAGGCCTTGTGATCTATGGGAATGAGAAAAGTACCCCTCTCTGGTCTGCTAATGTCACCGTCTCTTCTCCAAACAATTCCGTGATAGCCAAGCTTTTGGATACGGGAAATCTTGTTGTGGTTGAAAATAATGGTAAGGTGCTTTGGCAAGGTTTTGATTATCCCTCGAATACACTGCTTCCTTTTATGAAAATGGGGCTGGACCGGCGGTCCGGGTTGAACCGGTTCCTCACATCTTGGAAGTCCCAAGATGACCCGGGAATCGGAAACTGCTCGTACCGGATAGAGCCAAGCGAAAGTCCGCAGCTGTTCTTATACAAGGGCCAGGCTCCATTATGGCGGAGCGGATCTTGGACCGGTGAGAGATGGTCCGGGGTGCCGGtaatgacaaaaaatttcatCTTCAATGTTACTTTTGTGAACAATGAAGATGAGGTATCCGTCATGTATGGTATTGTTGATGAATCAATCTTCTCAAAAATGGTGATCGATGAATCAGGAATTGTTGAACGGTCCACGTGGCACGATCAAGTGCATCAATGGGTCAAGTTTTGGTCCGCCCCGGTAGAGCAGTGTGATTTTTACGGAAAGTGTGGTCCGAACAGCAATTGTGACCCATATATGGCGGATGAGTTCGAGTGCAATTGCCTACCTGGATTCGAACCCAAGTTGCAACATGAGTGGTATTTGAGAGACGGTTCGGCCGGGTGCGTGAGGCGAAAAGGATCATCTGTTTGCCAAAACGGGGAAGGGTTCGTGAAGTTTGAACGCGTGAAGGTGCCGTACTCTTCTACGACACGTGTGAACATGAGTATGAGTCTGAAAGCATGTCAAGAAGAATGCCTGAGAAATTGTTCTTGCATGGCATACGCAAATGCAGATGAAAGGCAGGGAGGGAATGGGTGTGTGCATTGGCATGGGGACTTGATGGACACAAGGACTTATTCGGATACGGGCCAAGATTTATATTTGCGAGTTGATGCAATTGTTTTAG CTCAATATGCAAAGAAGTCAAATGGTTCTTTTGGCAAGAAGAGGAAGCTGGAAGTTTCACTAATAAGTGGTCTAGTGTTCCTTCTCTTGCTTTCCCTTGCATGTTGGTTGGTGATGAGGAAGAGAAAAG GTAAGAGAAGTCGGGATAAGTTTCCATTCAGTGTGACCACAACACCATCCTACTGGGAAGATTCTCCTGCTATAACAGATATTGATGAAAGCAGACTAAATTCAGACTTACCATTCTTTGAACTAAGTACCATAGCTAAAGCCACAAACAATTTCGCTTTCAACAACAAGCTTGGAACAGGCGGTTTCGGTTCTGTTTATAAG GGTGTGCTATATAATGGAAATGAGATAGCAGTGAAAAGACTAGCCAAGAATTCCGGCCAAGGAATTGGAGAGTTTAAGAATGAAGTGCTGCTGATTTCAAAGCTCCAACACAGGAACCTTGTGAGGATTATAGGTTGTTGCGTTCAAGATGAAGAGAAGATGCTGATCTACGAATACTTGCCAAACGGAAGTCTTgactttttcatttttg ATGAAGCAAAACGGGCATTTTTGGATTGGACAAGACGCTTTGAGATAATCTGTGGGATTGCTAGAGGAATCTTATACCTTCATCAGGATTCAAGATTAAAAATCATCCATAGAGATCTAAAGGCCAGCAATGTTCTGTTGGATTCTGCTATGAATCCCAAGATTTCTGATTTTGGTATGGCTAGGATATTTGGCGCTGAACAAATTGAAGCAAATACAAATCGTGTGGTTGGGACATA TGGTTATATGTCACCAGAATATGCAATGGAAGGACTTTTTTCAGTAAAGTCTGATGTGTATAGCTTCGGTGTTTTACTGCTAGAAATTATTAGCGGCAGAAAGAACACTGGTTACTACCACGATAATCCTGACTCAAACTTAGTTGGACAT GTTTGGGACTTGTGGAAGGAAAGTAGAGCGTTGGAAATTATTGATTCGTCTCTGGGAGAATCATACCCTGTCAATGAAGTTCTAAGATGCATTCAAATTGCACTCTTGTGCGTGCAAGAACATGCGACAGATCGTCCACTCATGTCAGCAGTGGTTTTCATGTTGGGTAATGATGCAGCACTTCCTTCACCAAGGCAACCTGGATTTTTGTTGAAGAGAACTTATCGTGCTAGTGGAGATCCATCAGCCAGTACTGAAGGAGCTTACTCCATAAACGACGTGACTTGTACAGAAGTAGAAGCTCGCTAA
- the LOC137728585 gene encoding G-type lectin S-receptor-like serine/threonine-protein kinase At1g11410, which yields MTRELGVVHIGLTQAVFLKCFTRAKLRGGELELGPVRDVPDESTYSARMVIDESGTTEGSMWHDQARRWDKFGSAPVELCDFYGKCGRNSNCDPTNAHEFECTCPSVFEPKLQNEWNLRDGSGGCVRRKGVSVCQNGRRFVKVARVKVPNASTACVNISMSLKECEEECLRKCSCMAYSNADDRWGGRECATWHGDLMDTGTYLDANQELYVRVDAVVLGIVSPYQFTFLLLFLPNT from the exons ATGACCCGGGAATTGGGAGTTGTTCATATCGGATTGACCCAGGCGGTTTTCCTCAAATGTTTTACAAGGGCCAAACTCCGTGGTGGCGAGCTGGAACTTGGACCAGTGAGAGATGTGCCG GATGAATCAACCTACTCTGCAAGAATGGTGATTGATGAATCAGGAACCACTGAAGGGTCCATGTGGCACGATCAAGCGCGTCGATGGGACAAGTTTGGGTCCGCCCCGGTTGAGCTGTGTGATTTCTATGGAAAGTGCGGTCGAAACAGCAACTGCGACCCTACCAATGCCCATGAGTTTGAGTGCACGTGCCCATCCGTGTTCGAACCGAAGTTGCAAAATGAATGGAACTTGAGAGATGGGTCGGGAGGGTGTGTAAGGAGAAAAGGAGTGTCCGTTTGCCAAAATGGGCGACGGTTTGTCAAGGTGGCACGTGTGAAGGTGCCGAATGCTTCTACGGCATGTGTGAACATAAGTATGAGCTTGAAAGAGTGTGAAGAAGAGTGTTTGAGGAAATGTTCTTGCATGGCATATTCGAATGCAGATGATAGGTGGGGAGGGAGGGAGTGCGCGACATGGCATGGGGATTTGATGGACACAGGGACTTATTTGGATGCAAACCAAGAACTATATGTGCGAGTTGATGCAGTTGTTCTAGGTATTGTTTCCCCTTATCAGTTTACCTTCcttcttttgtttctgccaAATACGTGA
- the LOC137729742 gene encoding U-box domain-containing protein 8-like, producing MATQFPVDFKCPISLEIMSDPVILSSGHTFDRASIQRWLDAGHRTCPISKLPLPDHPSLIPNHALRSLISTYTLLSPAKLQHQYHPHHHQYHHHRQQRHSQPQTPVSTLTSPASTLESKLDSLDQLTGLSKRDAAFRAKLTESGAVSAVLKCVDSEEPRLQEKALTLLLNVSLDDDNKVGLVAEGAIARIVEVLQGGSPNSRAVAATMLTSLAVVEVNKATIGAYPYAIRALVSLLRDGKSREQKEAATALYTICLFPDNRRRAVECGAVSFLIRIAESGLERAVEVLGLLAKCKEGREEMERFNGCVGILVRVLENGSSRGVQYALLTLNSLCSYSKRMRVDAKNEGALAICVSLVEDDNERIRKNASNFVQVLSGNHSMS from the coding sequence ATGGCGACTCAGTTCCCGGTCGATTTCAAGTGCCCGATTTCGCTCGAAATTATGTCCGACCCGGTTATACTCTCTTCGGGTCACACCTTTGATCGGGCCTCCATCCAACGCTGGCTCGACGCCGGCCACCGCACCTGCCCAATTTCCAAACTGCCGCTCCCCGACCACCCTTCCCTAatccccaaccacgccctccgCAGCCTGATTTCCACTTATACCCTTCTCTCCCCTGCCAAATTACAACACCAGTaccacccccaccaccaccaatacCATCACCACCGCCAGCAGCGCCACTCCCAGCCCCAAACCCCAGTCTCGACGCTTACCTCTCCAGCTTCCACCCTCGAGTCCAAGCTCGACTCGCTCGACCAGCTCACTGGCCTCTCCAAGCGCGACGCCGCCTTCCGCGCCAAGCTCACCGAGTCCGGCGCCGTTTCCGCCGTCCTCAAGTGCGTTGACTCGGAGGAGCCCCGCCTCCAGGAAAAGGCGCTGACTTTGCTGCTCAATGTTAGCTTGGACGACGATAACAAAGTGGGTCTTGTCGCCGAGGGAGCAATCGCTCGAATCGTGGAGGTGCTCCAAGGTGGGTCCCCCAACAGCCGCGCCGTGGCGGCGACGATGTTGACTAGCTTGGCGGTGGTGGAGGTCAACAAGGCCACAATCGGGGCATACCCGTATGCAATTCGGGCTCTGGTTTCGCTTCTCAGGGACGGCAAGAGTCGAGAGCAGAAAGAGGCGGCAACGGCGCTTTACACCATCTGTTTGTTCCCAGATAATCGGCGGCGGGCGGTGGAATGTGGGGCGGTGTCTTTTTTGATCCGAATTGCTGAATCGGGCCTCGAACGGGCGGTTGAAGTTCTCGGTCTTTTGGCGAAGTGCAAGGAAGGTAGAGAAGAGATGGAGAGGTTTAATGGATGTGTGGGGATTTTAGTGAGGGTTTTAGAGAATGGGAGCTCCAGGGGAGTTCAGTATGCCCTGCTTACATTGAATTCGCTTTGTTCTTACAGCAAAAGAATGCGTGTGGATGCGAAAAATGAAGGGGCTTTGGCAATTTGTGTAAGTTTGGTTGAAGATGACAATGAAAGGATTAGAAAAAATGCTTCTAATTTTGTTCAGGTTCTCAGTGGGAACCATTCCATGAGCTGA